The Vitis vinifera cultivar Pinot Noir 40024 chromosome 18, ASM3070453v1 region AAAAAAACCCCTGCCCAATTGAAATCATTGTATAGTTAAATGACAGTTGAGGAAAATGGGGACGGCAAGTTGGGCTCATACCTTTCTGTATGACAAGAACAAGCCAGGAGCAAACACATGGTGTAACATGAGCCAAGGGCTTCTGGTTCATAATTCAGATCCACAACCTTCATGGGCGACCCAGCTTTCAAATTGACCCGaagaaaataaagttatttACATTTAAGAAGATAATCCACACCTGATATCAAAATAAGCTACAGGATGAAGCAAAAGTTTGAAATGGGAAGTAACAGTTTATGAAAGGATCGTTAAAAATCTCACATGCCTCAAGCAAGTATCAATTCAAAAGCTCACCTGCGCTGGCaagttattattcttttttccaATGAACAACTAGAAAGCAGGCTTGTGGAAGTTTACATTTCATGAAGTGTGGGAATAAACCATATCTGTTAATCTTATCAACATCGTATTCATCAATCTAATGCAACAATTTGGTACAATTACAACTCTGCAACATGACGAGAATTACGCCTGGAACATGTATTAGCTCATTTTCACCGTCCATCTGTCGAAATTGTGAGTCCAGACAGGATGAAGAAATAACAGTTCGCTTGGTTCCACTTTCCACGTTCAAATTTATAAGATTCTTTTCATGAGGTTCCTACATGTATAGCTCCAGCAAGGTTTAAGGACCTCCATGACGATGAACAAGTACTGACCGATAAATGGCAGCAATATGGAGGAAACAGATGAATGCTATAATGAAATCATCCAAAAGACCTAGGATTCCCACAACCCCTGTGGAAGACCAATGATAGTTGATAATCTTTATATTAGAagattagattaaaaaaataaacagtcAACAACAACTAATCGACAAAGTGGGAGTACAGGAAGGAAAATACCTTCTGGAATAATGTCTACAGGGCTGACTATGTAGATAATACTTGTTAACATCTGCACATGATAAATGTAATAAGAATCCTCTATAAAAGATGGACTACAAGTAGAAAACCTTAAGTAAGCACAAAGATTGTAGTGTATAATTGAGAGGTAGGTTAGTGATTAAAGGAAATATCAGAAGATAGTaacagagaaaagaaaaatagctATTCAAATTACAAGAGTTTCACCATGAATGTCAACATAATCTATGAAATAAACTACATACAATGCTGCCAAAATAATCCAATGCTACCAAATCTGACGTATGCACATCTGCAGTGGCAGATATGGTCCTCAAAACTCTTGCATAGCATATGCCATTTTTTCACTTTCAGCAATTACTCCCCCTATAAAACATCTGTGGTTACTCTTGAGGCTCCAGAAAAACCTTGGGCATGCCATCACTAAACCTCAAAAGGTCTGAATGATTCTGACTGTTTGAGCTATATGGTGAGCTGAGAGCATTTACATGACAGGAAactaaaatagataaaaaacaTCTGATTGAAGCTATCCTTTAGCTCTATTCTTGCGTCTTTGAGACTACAAGTTTCTAGTCACATATGAAGCAGAGCAATTTTTACTTTCAGACAATCATCATATTCAAGAGACTATTGAGGAATATGGGAGTAAATATCCTCTGGAGTTCATGGTTTCAGTTGGGGCTGCTATTCTAACCATTTTACCACAACAAAGAGGATGGTAAATCCAAGGGCAGCACCAGAAACCCCCACTGCAGTTTGCTGGTTGTCTGAATCCCATGCAGCATCCCAGAAAACACAAGTGGTCTCTTTCAAAGCCAAAATATAAATGATCTCTTTCAAAGACTTTAAGGActcatttttcttatctttAATTGGAGACTCATGATACTTCCTGTTCAAGATCCACCACTATTTAACTTGCCAACCAACATGATGCTTCTTGAGCTCAAGGAGCTACAGAGACACATCGCCTTCCAAAATATATCAAGCCACAAGAAGAAgcaataaatgattttattcCCACCTGATTTCGGCCATCCAATGTTTTCTTCCTTTAAATAACTCAAATTGACATTTCTAGCAAACCAGATATCTTGAACCTCTAGCAAATAAAGGATGATAAGAAAAATTGTTATTGGGCGACTGATTTAAGACAATCTAGAACAATACTGAACCAGTGTAAGAGCTCTCTCACTGGAAGTCTTGGTCAAATTACTAGAAAAGTTGCCTCAATTAGCAATATGCCAGacatttttttataggcaaagatAATATTGAAGCACTTAACAAAAAGTGAGCAAAGGTATACATGGTGTAGACAAAGGTgctaaggaaaaacaaaaaacaaccaccCCTACCCAAACTTAAAAGGGCCTCTCAAAATAGTGTGCAACACTTGTTTTATCCCAAAAAGAGCATAACAATGAAGTAGCATATGATCAACTGTTTCTTCCTCGTCTTTGCACAAATAGCATCTATTCAGAATTCAACATCCCCTCATTCTAAGCTGGTCCAATGCCAAAATCCTCCCCCTAGTAGCTTCCCATGCAAAGAAACCCACCCAAAGATTCCAAACCAAGCTTGTAGGGAACGCCTCTGAATTTTCAAAGGAAAAGGACTACATAGACTTAACAAAGAACTTGCCACATCTAGTGCACTGCCAAACCATCTTATTCTCTATACCAATGCAAAACAACAGCACCTGTAATTTCCTGAAAAAGGTCTCGACCTCATCTAGTTCCCAGTCATGAATCTGTCTTGCAAACCTAGGGTTCCAACACCTACCCTCCCCAGTCTGCTCCCACATCTCAGCTACCCATGCATGTTTGGAGGAAGCTATTGAGAGTAGCATAAGGAAAGCCTCACTTAAGGGTTCATCCCTAAACTTTAAGATGCCAGCTATGATGTCTGATTAAGTGAGGAGATGTTAATGAAGAAAGAGAACAAAAGTCCATATAAAATGCATATAAGGATCAACGAGAGTGGAACATGTTGCCAAAGGGTTATCAGATATTGGTGTTGGTTCTAGGATTTCTTACAAAAAGCCAAACAAAAATGTTTTGAGACCAAAAAACCTTTTACTATAATTTTAGACATTTGCAAGTGGCCCCTTTAACTTctcatattttacaaaataaattaataaattctctATTTCTAGAAGCCCCAATAATTAGCATTACTATAATTCAACTCACACTGTTTCTTTAACTCAGCCTTTAAATGAAAATGTCTTTCAGTTAATCTATACATAATGTTTGGACACCGAAAAATATTCTGGTGGTCCAACATATACAACACCTAGACTCACCCAAACCGAATGATGATATCCAAGTTCATGTGATATAGGTCAGGTGACCATCATCATCTGTCTGAACAAAATGTACAGTCTCTGATCCATTTCCATTGCAAGTTATTTCCCCCATGAATCATCCTTTTCTATCTTCTGAATTTCCTAAACTCCTTTTACCCATCCAgggtttcttttcctttctgatCCATATTAGAGTTTCCTCAACTATGGATATTTCACCTTTAAAAAGATGTTTTCAACATTTGTCATTATAAAAGATAGAATTTGCCAATCTTCTCTAAATTTCATTAATGAGCAAGTAGCCTAACCCCAAATCTTTAATTCAATTAACAAATTTCCATAAAAGCTTGTAAAGTAACATTTCAACTCTTTATAAAGTAAACTGCAAATAGGAAATGAGAAGAAGACATAAAGGGTGGTAATTAGCCAACCTCTCAGTAAATGTCTCCCTTGGAAGTTGGAAAGCCCTTTTTACCTCAATCGCTTTCccgatataaataaaaatttccagaaaaaaaaaaaaaattaaagtcattTGAAGATGTGTGACATGTGTCTCAGTTGCagtatgatttaaaaacaaataaactaataaaaatctagctccaaaatatactaattttaCGTCTTACATGCAAACTCCCATGTTGCACACTACCGTATAATATAGGAAAGGTGATCCTGTTACTACCTCCAATAATTTAATCTCCACTTAACACCACTCTAATTTTGAGGCTAAGAAAGATATTTAGACATAATAAGTCTGCATTCCTATTAGCAACATTTTTCCCAAGACATGGACACTGAGATGGCAGCTTCTGCCACCCACTTTTGTCCCAATAGATTCTGACTGAGGCTCCAATACTAAATAGAGAAAggtgttttttcttctttctgctcAAATCAAAAGTGATTGTCAACTTCTTGATTAGAAACACACATATTTTGAGCACTCCTGTAAGTAACACTAGCATGATTTGTAAAGCTGTGTGTGAAGCAAAACCAATGCAATAAGCATTATTACATAGTTCAAGAAATAAACCTTTATAGAAcccaaatttaattatattaaataaaagaaatgtgtGAGATGAGATGTTCCTTAGAAAGAGAATATACATGGATATAAGTAGACTAGATGAACATAGAGCTCtgttcaaaaacaataaaacccACCCATAGATCCCAGCTTCCAAAACATAGGAAGTCCACAATAACTCAAGAGCATTTAATAGTATTCTCCAAGGATCAAATATGCTCAGGTAGAGAAGGAGACTGTGACTCCttcaagaagagaagagaggcTGACGCAAAAAGCTCACTATCTTTGACAccaaggaaaaaaggaaagaaaaatgcaagtttTGAGGAGATTGCATAGAGGGGGTGACAGAGGTGCTGACCACAAAATTATGAACTTCCCCACAACATTATAAGAACAATTTTAATAGTATTCTCCAAGGATCAAATATGCTCAGGTAGAGAAGGAGACTGTGACTCCttcaagaagagaagagaggcTGACGCAAAAAGCTCACTATCATTGACAccaaggaaaaaaggaaagaaaaatgcaagtttTGAGGAGATTGCATAGAGGGGGTGACAGAGGTGCTGACCACGAAATTATGAACTTCCCCACAACATTAtaagaacaattttaattttccaaagCACCACAAGCCTCCTCAAAATTTGAAGATTTCAGATAAAGTACAGGGTGCATTGATAGTTCTATCCCTTCCCTGAATTTAGAGAGAACAATCACATAACATCACACAGTTTTGAGGAATTCTTATGCCAAATTCTATTATTTAGTCATTGCAAGTATATGAGAAAATTTAATGATGTTCCTGCAACAGCTTCGAAGGTTTGAATTCCTATAGGAGGTCTAAATAGGCTACAAAAGCTTCAGAAAATTTTTAGAACTGCAAATATAGCATATATCAGCTTAAAGATAGCCAAGAAGTACACAGAATAATCCtaatacatattaaaatataaaaaataaaaaatggggtGAGGAAGACAAGAACCATGTCAAAAGAAAAGGATTATTGCTAAAATACCTAATGAACATATCATTAATATTGCAGATAAACAAGGAAAATGTTGTAGACAAGCATGGATTTGTGTTTATGTCGAAAACTCAAATAAATGGTACTATTGCACTGGTTTTCATAATTGTGTTATATTAACTTAACTGCAAAATAGACTCGTGCCCTGATGAGAAGAGGAAGAGATCTTTGAGGATCCATCAATTCTCGCAACAACCTCCGAAGGAGAAAAGGAAGATCTCGCATTCTCTGTAAAAGgacaaaacatttttcaaatgtCAATATATTCTCTGGTATAATGTTACATTCTCTGTGGAAAAGATAAATCATCTTCAGAAAAGATAAGCCTTGAATCTCTGCTAAAAGCTACGAGACCTAGCCAGTGCACCATGAAAGTTTCCACCTTGAcaaattattatcatcattattatttggaTAGAtaacactttttaaatttggtCTTCATTAAGACTCGGATCTGGACATTCCACATCCCAAATCCAGACCACTGCCACTTGAGCCAAGACTCAAGGGCCTGTTATTGCAAATTATATCAACATAAAATGTTACCCACTGAATCCCAATCTGGAGCAGCCAAAGTTTCATACTTTTaatccaatattattttcaaatgcaATGCAATTTCATAGTCTAAATAGGAAACATTAAAAAACACATAAATATGTACCTGAAAGAGACTACTGTCACATCTACCAAATAAACGGTTATATCGTTCTACCCTTCCTACTATCGCAGAAACTTCAGGATCATTACACTGCCGTTGTGAAGCCCCAGCAGGAACCAGCAAAGTAATCTGACGACGGCATAGAGGGCATTTGCATGGCTGAAGTGCTGATCCATGCTGCCAAACAAGTAGAATACAATTCCCTAAACAAAGAAAGGTACCACAAACAATCATCTCACCATTCAACATAGCAGTTACAAATGAGGAATTACATCACTACTATCTCAATTTTTCCCTAAACTTTGGACAGAAAATTACATCATTACATAAAACaaacagaaattaaaatattcagTCTGTTTCATATAAATCCTGACACAAGACAATACAAGAGGGATAAATTGTGAATTATGAGCATAGGAATGCTAGGAGTAACATTCATCCTTCGTGGGTAACTAGTATATATGAAATTGCAATTGAATTTATGGTTCCTTTTTTGGATGGCAAATAAAGTGAGTAGACAATATAAAAAACCGCCAAAAGAAATAGCACACCAAAGTAGATAGGACAGATACAATGGGCAAAAAAGCACAGCCAAAAAGGAGGAGGCACAAAAATCGACTCCCTCCCTGTATGAGAACCCaatcaatctacaaaatcaattaaaagcaTTGAACCTTCTTCCATGTGCAACTAAACCACAAGAAAAGATTACCAAGGAAAAATCTTTTCAGCCTTCAGTCAAACTGGCCCTCATTTTTAAACAATCTttaattcttttcctttcatattGTCCCATAAATGCACCAAAGAATGGCTCTCCACACCACCTTTTGTCTTTCCACACAAAGAAAGCATATCAAACAAAAAGATTTTCTCTGACCATGAAAGACAATACCTAAGATATGTCAAACGAAGAGAACAACAATTGCCATAAAATCCTTGTTATTTCAATTATGGTTCCATTTTTTATAGACaaataaaagagaatatatCAAAAGCGCTAAAAGAACTAATGCCCAAGAGTACATAGGACTTATACAATAGGCGCAAATAGGCAAAGCAAAAAGGAGGGAAAACAAATTCAATTTATGGTTCTTGTAGGTTTGTACATTTCAATTTCCAGTAAATGGCAAAGGCATCTTGAGTTTGAGTAATTTGGCCCTTCTATTTCGTTGTGTAAAAGTATACTtttcatgaaaaagaaaaatggcacCTTGTGTTTAGAGCCAATATACAAAGAAATGAcgtataagaataaaaaaaaaaaaaaaaaagaagcttgGTTGTGCTAAAATAAAGAATCCAAAAACCTCAAAAAAGAAACAATCCTGGCCACCCCTGCAATCAAAACCcatgaagacaaaaaaatttAGCACCACCATTTTTAGAGCTGTAGTCAGTGGGCAGATTTATCTGTGGCCAGGGAAGGCATATAAGCTCCCCTGACATTGTCTCTTTTTTTTCTAGCTTGATTTGGGGAAAGTTCAGATCCACCTTTATATGGACTATTTGCTGGAGTTGAACATATTATCAAGAGGGTCTGGCATTTCTTATTGAAGTTTTTCTAGTAaaattacccttttttttttttttttgaccttTCGATTGTATAAAAGACTAAAGTTTTTTACAA contains the following coding sequences:
- the LOC100247708 gene encoding uncharacterized protein LOC100247708, which gives rise to MEEGPPANDVCSVCHGGFNIPFQANCSHWFCGNCILLVWQHGSALQPCKCPLCRRQITLLVPAGASQRQCNDPEVSAIVGRVERYNRLFGRCDSSLFQRMRDLPFLLRRLLRELMDPQRSLPLLIRARVYFAMLTSIIYIVSPVDIIPEGVVGILGLLDDFIIAFICFLHIAAIYRSVLVHRHGGP